In Deinococcus sp. Marseille-Q6407, a single window of DNA contains:
- a CDS encoding cobyric acid synthase, which produces MTARALMVQGCTSNAGKSYLSAALCRILSNEGLRVAPFKAQNMSNNAGVTPPHSRTPGLEMGRAQLVQAAAARAVPDVRMNPVLLKPEADARSQVVLLGRAHPELTELPWRERKAQLWPHVQRSLHSLLDKYDVVVIEGAGSPAEVNLRESDIVNMRVAREAQAAVLLAADIDRGGAFAHLLGTWHCLLPAECALLRGFVLNRFRGDASLLAPAPQWLEAQTGVPTVGVVPWLDLPLPEEDGVALERAAGGPPPADAGFVAIPRLPRISNLDEFAPLGELARPVSAPAELTGARAVILPGSKSTAADLAWLRATGLAGAITRLAGQGVPVLGICGGLQMLGTAISDPHGVEGGGEEVPGLGLLDLHTTFAREKSTRLSDLHDPETGLQLRGYEIHHGQTVAGPGVHMLAPGQLWRQGNVRGTYLHGLLENPAYLERFLGWAGLPLPPALDTLDSRLDAIAGQVQSALDWPRIRGWLE; this is translated from the coding sequence ATGACTGCCCGCGCCCTGATGGTGCAGGGCTGCACCTCTAACGCCGGCAAAAGCTATCTCAGCGCTGCGCTGTGCCGCATTCTCAGCAACGAGGGCCTGCGGGTAGCGCCCTTCAAGGCTCAGAACATGAGCAACAACGCTGGCGTGACTCCCCCGCACAGCCGCACCCCGGGGCTGGAAATGGGCCGCGCCCAGCTGGTGCAGGCGGCTGCGGCCCGCGCCGTGCCCGACGTGCGGATGAATCCGGTGCTGCTGAAACCCGAGGCCGACGCCCGCTCGCAGGTGGTGCTGCTGGGCCGCGCCCACCCGGAACTGACAGAGTTGCCCTGGCGTGAGCGCAAGGCGCAGCTGTGGCCGCATGTTCAGCGCAGCCTGCATTCCCTGCTGGACAAATACGACGTAGTGGTCATCGAAGGCGCCGGCAGCCCCGCCGAGGTGAACCTGCGCGAATCGGACATCGTGAATATGCGGGTGGCCCGCGAGGCCCAGGCGGCGGTGCTGCTGGCCGCCGACATTGACCGGGGCGGGGCTTTCGCGCACCTGCTGGGCACCTGGCACTGCTTGCTGCCCGCAGAATGCGCCCTGCTGCGCGGCTTTGTGCTCAACCGTTTCCGGGGTGACGCTTCCCTGCTGGCCCCGGCGCCCCAGTGGCTGGAAGCCCAGACCGGCGTGCCCACCGTGGGCGTGGTGCCCTGGCTGGACCTGCCGCTGCCGGAGGAAGACGGCGTGGCGCTGGAGCGTGCGGCCGGCGGCCCACCTCCGGCAGACGCGGGCTTTGTCGCCATTCCCCGCTTACCGCGCATCTCCAATCTGGACGAGTTCGCCCCGCTGGGCGAGCTGGCCCGCCCGGTCTCGGCACCTGCCGAGCTGACCGGCGCGCGGGCGGTAATTCTGCCTGGCAGCAAAAGCACCGCCGCCGACCTGGCCTGGCTGCGTGCGACCGGGCTGGCGGGCGCGATCACCCGGCTGGCCGGGCAGGGCGTGCCGGTGCTGGGCATCTGTGGTGGGCTGCAAATGCTAGGCACCGCCATCAGCGACCCGCATGGCGTGGAGGGCGGGGGAGAAGAGGTGCCCGGCCTGGGCCTGCTGGACCTGCACACCACTTTTGCCCGCGAGAAAAGCACCCGCCTGAGCGACCTGCACGACCCTGAAACTGGCCTGCAGCTGCGCGGCTACGAAATCCACCACGGGCAGACGGTGGCTGGCCCCGGTGTGCATATGCTCGCGCCAGGCCAGCTGTGGCGCCAGGGCAACGTGCGCGGCACCTACCTGCACGGGCTGCTGGAAAACCCAGCCTATCTGGAGCGGTTCCTGGGCTGGGCCGGGCTGCCGCTGCCGCCGGCGCTCGACACGCTGGACAGCCGGCTGGACGCTATCGCCGGGCAGGTTCAGTCGGCGCTCGACTGGCCGCGCATCCGGGGGTGGTTGGAATGA
- the cobT gene encoding nicotinate-nucleotide--dimethylbenzimidazole phosphoribosyltransferase, with the protein MMRELQNLIQSITPVNQAAIQRATERQTQLTKPTGALGDLEALSVRLAGVFGSERPAPQGAAVLVAAGDHGVAQDGVSAYPPEVTPAMVLNFLADTPAGPGGTAVNAIARTVGARVYVMDAGVNADLPIHPALHRAAVRRGTRNLREEAAMTPQETQTLILAGAALAREAIEAGADFIVPGEMGIGNTTPAAVITARLLELDAAAVTGRGTGVDDERLAHKVAVVQAALDRSNVTAPLDVLAEFGGYEIAAMLGMMLQTAALHRAVVLDGFVEGSAALVGVALCPALRDYLFPAGHCAERGHAAQLAHLGLKPMFDLGLRLGEGTGGVLALPLLRSAAATLREMQTFEEAGVPT; encoded by the coding sequence ATGATGCGAGAATTACAAAATTTAATCCAATCCATCACTCCCGTCAATCAAGCTGCCATACAACGTGCCACAGAGCGTCAAACCCAGCTCACCAAACCCACCGGTGCACTGGGAGATCTAGAAGCCCTCTCTGTCCGACTGGCTGGTGTCTTCGGCAGTGAGCGTCCAGCGCCGCAGGGCGCCGCTGTCCTGGTAGCTGCCGGTGACCACGGCGTGGCCCAGGACGGTGTCAGTGCTTATCCGCCGGAAGTTACCCCCGCGATGGTGCTGAACTTCCTGGCCGACACCCCGGCTGGCCCGGGCGGCACCGCTGTAAACGCCATCGCCCGCACTGTCGGCGCACGAGTCTATGTGATGGACGCCGGTGTCAATGCCGACCTGCCGATTCATCCAGCCCTCCACCGGGCGGCGGTCCGGCGCGGCACCCGCAACCTACGCGAGGAAGCTGCCATGACCCCGCAGGAAACCCAGACGCTGATCCTGGCCGGCGCGGCACTGGCCCGTGAAGCCATCGAAGCCGGCGCCGACTTTATCGTGCCGGGCGAGATGGGCATCGGCAACACCACGCCGGCAGCAGTGATCACGGCGCGGCTGCTGGAGCTGGACGCGGCCGCTGTGACCGGCCGCGGCACCGGCGTGGACGACGAACGTTTGGCCCACAAGGTGGCGGTGGTGCAGGCAGCCCTGGACCGCAGCAACGTGACAGCGCCGCTGGACGTGCTGGCCGAGTTCGGCGGCTACGAGATCGCTGCCATGCTGGGCATGATGCTCCAGACTGCTGCCCTGCACCGCGCCGTCGTGCTGGACGGCTTCGTGGAAGGCAGCGCCGCGCTGGTAGGGGTGGCACTCTGCCCGGCACTGCGCGACTACCTTTTCCCCGCCGGCCACTGCGCCGAGCGGGGGCACGCTGCGCAGCTGGCCCACCTGGGCCTCAAGCCGATGTTTGATCTGGGCCTGCGCCTGGGCGAAGGCACCGGCGGCGTGCTGGCCTTGCCGCTGCTACGCTCGGCGGCAGCTACTCTACGCGAGATGCAGACCTTCGAAGAAGCCGGAGTACCCACCTGA
- a CDS encoding adenosylcobinamide-GDP ribazoletransferase, with protein sequence MWAALRQQGRAAHLALAFLTAVPLPPATVQPGDFARASAYYPLAGYLVGSLSAAALWLTAPLPDGVGAALTLGVWLGLTGWLHFDGLVDSADALLAMKSPAQRLDILKDVHVGAFGLGSGVLYLLTFWSLLAAGVPLYAPVAAAVVARALVLLPMNLYPAARAESLGARSREGRLLPALLLAAPVLFWPGVWPGALLALALMLLVAHWSAGRLGGGISGDIYGLLISAGELGVLLALAWGR encoded by the coding sequence CTGTGGGCAGCTCTGCGGCAGCAGGGCCGGGCCGCCCACCTCGCCCTGGCCTTTCTCACAGCCGTGCCGCTGCCGCCTGCCACAGTGCAGCCGGGCGATTTTGCTCGGGCCAGCGCTTATTACCCGCTGGCCGGGTATCTGGTAGGCAGCCTGAGTGCGGCGGCCCTGTGGCTCACCGCACCCCTGCCAGACGGGGTGGGCGCCGCACTGACGTTAGGAGTCTGGCTGGGTCTGACCGGCTGGCTGCATTTCGACGGCTTGGTCGACAGTGCCGACGCCCTGCTGGCAATGAAATCCCCGGCCCAACGCCTGGACATTCTCAAGGACGTGCATGTGGGAGCATTTGGCCTGGGCAGCGGCGTGCTGTACCTGCTTACCTTCTGGAGTCTGCTGGCCGCAGGCGTGCCGCTGTACGCGCCGGTCGCTGCCGCCGTGGTGGCCCGGGCGCTGGTGCTGCTACCGATGAACCTCTACCCGGCGGCCCGTGCCGAATCGCTGGGCGCCCGCTCACGCGAAGGCCGCCTACTGCCGGCCCTGCTGCTGGCCGCGCCGGTGCTGTTCTGGCCTGGCGTCTGGCCCGGTGCCCTGCTGGCCCTGGCGCTAATGCTGCTGGTGGCCCACTGGTCTGCGGGGCGTCTGGGCGGCGGCATCAGCGGCGACATTTACGGCCTGCTGATCAGCGCTGGCGAACTGGGAGTGCTGCTGGCCCTGGCCTGGGGGCGCTGA
- the cobU gene encoding bifunctional adenosylcobinamide kinase/adenosylcobinamide-phosphate guanylyltransferase, protein MNELYFVTGGARSGKSSFAERLAAGYGAPVTYLATAQAFDDEMSERIARHRQDRPAHWQTWEEPLDVPAALRQAPDGTVLLDCLSLWVSNLVLADWSDAAVLTAADELLAAARARSGRTILVTNEVGFGIVPDNALARRYRDLLGWVNQRCAAESDQAWLLVSGLPVMLKGPLTRGEEEKSG, encoded by the coding sequence ATGAATGAACTGTATTTCGTGACCGGGGGCGCTCGCAGCGGCAAGAGTTCTTTTGCCGAGCGTCTGGCGGCTGGGTACGGCGCACCCGTCACCTATCTCGCCACCGCCCAGGCATTCGATGATGAGATGAGCGAGCGCATCGCCCGGCACCGTCAGGACCGCCCGGCGCACTGGCAGACGTGGGAAGAACCGCTAGACGTACCCGCTGCGCTGCGGCAGGCCCCGGACGGCACGGTGCTGCTGGATTGCCTCAGCCTCTGGGTCAGCAATCTGGTGCTGGCCGACTGGTCCGACGCGGCTGTATTGACGGCGGCTGATGAGCTTCTGGCCGCTGCACGCGCCAGATCTGGCCGCACCATTCTGGTCACCAACGAGGTAGGCTTCGGCATCGTGCCCGATAACGCTCTGGCGCGGCGCTACCGTGACCTGCTGGGCTGGGTCAACCAGCGCTGCGCCGCCGAGAGTGACCAGGCCTGGCTGCTGGTCAGTGGGCTCCCGGTGATGCTCAAGGGGCCGCTGACAAGGGGAGAGGAAGAGAAATCCGGGTGA
- a CDS encoding aminotransferase class I/II-fold pyridoxal phosphate-dependent enzyme produces the protein MNSNPYGPNPVLLEAVQAADQTRYPDPAYTSVRAALAGWHGVDPAAVALSVGASDLLHRCVRALSLPGEKLLSLHAPFGELARAAALQGLQVEVMDRVPAALSPGTRLVYLGQPHNPTGRCLPPAEVTALAGVCAAAGAWLLLDLAYAPFVGAEPLHHPAVINLLSPGKAHGLVGARPAYALADPPLCARLDNLAPAWHLPAGTAALLQALPSPVAQAFLHVTLPQVQASAAALAAGLRPLGTVEHHGTPFLTLEVGDAASCVAALLQRGLRVRDCASYGLPGHLRVSTQGPRRPTLNRWRP, from the coding sequence GTGAACAGCAACCCTTACGGCCCGAATCCCGTGCTGCTGGAGGCGGTGCAGGCGGCCGATCAGACCCGCTACCCTGACCCTGCCTACACCAGCGTGCGGGCGGCCCTGGCCGGGTGGCATGGTGTGGACCCTGCTGCCGTGGCTCTCAGCGTGGGCGCTTCCGACCTGCTGCACCGCTGCGTGCGGGCGCTCAGCCTGCCGGGCGAAAAGTTGCTCAGCCTGCACGCGCCGTTCGGGGAACTGGCACGGGCCGCCGCCCTGCAGGGCCTGCAGGTAGAGGTGATGGACCGGGTGCCGGCTGCGCTGTCCCCCGGCACCCGGCTGGTCTACCTGGGACAGCCACACAACCCCACCGGCCGCTGTCTGCCCCCCGCCGAAGTGACTGCCCTGGCCGGTGTCTGCGCGGCCGCCGGGGCCTGGCTGTTGCTGGACCTGGCCTATGCGCCTTTTGTGGGTGCGGAGCCGCTGCATCATCCGGCCGTCATTAACCTGCTGTCGCCCGGCAAGGCCCACGGGCTGGTCGGAGCCCGGCCCGCCTACGCCCTGGCCGACCCACCGCTGTGTGCCCGGCTGGACAACCTCGCCCCGGCCTGGCACTTACCGGCCGGCACGGCGGCCCTGCTTCAGGCACTGCCCAGCCCCGTTGCCCAGGCGTTCCTACACGTCACGCTGCCCCAGGTGCAGGCCAGCGCTGCGGCCCTGGCGGCGGGGCTGCGGCCGCTGGGCACGGTTGAGCATCACGGCACGCCTTTTCTGACGCTGGAGGTCGGAGACGCCGCTTCCTGCGTTGCCGCGCTGCTGCAACGGGGCCTACGGGTCCGCGACTGCGCCAGTTACGGGCTGCCGGGGCACCTGCGGGTCAGCACCCAGGGGCCCCGGCGGCCGACGCTGAATAGGTGGCGGCCCTGA